Proteins encoded by one window of Companilactobacillus ginsenosidimutans:
- a CDS encoding phosphoenolpyruvate carboxykinase, giving the protein MSQSLQPIDTPAFYMNPDANVSVINYSEGYIQDIFQLINSKALLGLVKLFLEEQKQNAANDVVQVTPEDYVAILKAIVIDETDKYDQYDKDKILKSVEDLYSFYRNFFRVSLVNKHNNAVIKGNFMDIDNHFNEVVIDLYRAVEEKLQGFQNHTYRQINAGTNASAIVQSIEWPAPAGYEKLQNIRFIDTLMLRPPMMMHTKSNKREGVFDAVPDNPIKKFDGSRSEWFCFPAKIGESLAYIYFQRDYFVSGIALGNLFDIASEEEVKGKKPDEILLFGLPETEGDVCHYFHDEANDIWVGEVPYNDKTTYFGYMKKMCLTLHNLHMIYENRLPIHGSMVKITFSNGKVKTVVFFGDSGAGKSESIEALQEIADEKIVDIETIFDDMGSFAFDKNGEVYAQGTETGAFVRLDDLSSAVAFNNMDRGIYLNPELKNARVILPANSYKRVVMHHSIDMWVYANNYDSDIGLHQFPDEEAAKATFIAGKRKALGTTDEVGMSTTFFANPFGPVQEEAKTRPIIDKVFNQLYKDKIYVGEIYTHLGNDKSKDSLKESAKELLDQLMNN; this is encoded by the coding sequence ATGTCGCAATCATTACAACCAATTGATACCCCTGCGTTTTATATGAACCCAGATGCAAACGTATCAGTTATTAACTATAGCGAAGGCTATATTCAGGACATTTTTCAACTAATCAACAGTAAGGCACTCTTAGGTCTAGTAAAACTATTCCTAGAAGAGCAGAAACAAAATGCAGCAAATGATGTTGTACAAGTAACACCAGAAGATTACGTTGCTATTCTAAAGGCCATCGTTATCGATGAAACAGATAAATATGACCAATATGATAAGGATAAAATTCTTAAAAGTGTTGAGGATCTATATTCATTCTATAGAAACTTCTTCCGTGTATCTCTAGTTAACAAACATAATAATGCGGTTATCAAAGGTAACTTCATGGATATTGATAATCATTTCAATGAAGTAGTTATCGATCTATATCGTGCCGTTGAAGAGAAACTTCAAGGTTTCCAAAACCACACATACCGTCAAATCAACGCTGGTACTAATGCCAGTGCAATTGTTCAATCAATCGAATGGCCTGCTCCTGCTGGCTACGAAAAGCTACAAAACATTCGTTTTATTGATACCTTAATGCTTCGTCCACCAATGATGATGCACACAAAGAGTAACAAACGTGAAGGTGTCTTTGATGCCGTTCCTGATAATCCAATTAAGAAGTTTGATGGTTCACGTAGCGAGTGGTTCTGTTTCCCAGCTAAAATTGGTGAAAGTCTTGCTTACATTTACTTCCAACGTGACTACTTTGTAAGTGGGATCGCTCTTGGTAACTTGTTCGACATCGCCAGTGAAGAAGAAGTTAAAGGTAAGAAACCAGACGAGATCTTGCTATTTGGTCTACCTGAAACTGAAGGCGACGTATGTCACTACTTCCATGATGAAGCTAATGATATTTGGGTCGGTGAAGTTCCATACAACGATAAGACTACTTACTTTGGTTACATGAAGAAGATGTGTTTAACATTGCACAACCTTCACATGATTTATGAAAATAGACTTCCAATCCATGGTTCAATGGTTAAGATTACATTCTCAAATGGAAAAGTTAAGACAGTTGTCTTCTTCGGTGATTCAGGTGCCGGAAAGTCAGAATCTATTGAAGCTTTACAAGAAATTGCTGATGAAAAAATTGTTGATATCGAAACAATTTTTGATGACATGGGTAGTTTTGCATTCGATAAGAATGGTGAAGTTTACGCACAAGGAACTGAAACTGGTGCCTTCGTACGTTTGGATGATTTAAGTAGTGCTGTTGCCTTCAACAACATGGATCGTGGTATCTACTTGAACCCTGAGTTGAAGAACGCTCGTGTTATCTTGCCTGCTAACTCATACAAACGTGTCGTAATGCATCACAGCATCGACATGTGGGTTTACGCCAACAACTACGATTCAGATATTGGTTTGCACCAATTCCCTGATGAAGAAGCCGCAAAAGCAACATTCATTGCCGGTAAGAGAAAGGCACTTGGAACAACTGATGAAGTTGGTATGAGTACAACATTCTTTGCTAACCCATTTGGCCCTGTTCAAGAAGAAGCAAAAACACGTCCAATTATCGATAAAGTTTTCAATCAACTTTATAAAGACAAGATTTATGTTGGTGAAATTTATACTCACCTTGGTAACGACAAGTCTAAGGACAGTTTAAAAGAATCAGCTAAAGAATTGCTCGATCAATTAATGAACAACTAA
- a CDS encoding alpha/beta hydrolase, translated as MKKKISAFLIAAVSLLSLIFITQLATPQTSQAATSEDPILFVPGSYSNQDSWDKMYQQLDPDNVHTVVKLLVHDNGSVTRTNVRTGQSDERPFVTIAFDNYLWNDDAVYANAAGLQQAIQSYQKQDPFTHADFVAQSNGGNIVVRYMEADPSTMFGTLITVGTPYNMRAGNGDPADPLLISQIAGADRLNPNMNVYNVIGRDYDDTSTDTVVSRDSAMDGGHIFRGHVASLTYLYLSGEDAIHMNQVSAPQFAQILTKYLSFN; from the coding sequence ATGAAAAAGAAAATTTCGGCATTCTTAATAGCAGCAGTTTCATTACTTTCACTTATTTTTATTACTCAACTTGCAACACCTCAGACCTCTCAGGCCGCCACCTCTGAAGATCCGATTTTATTCGTACCAGGTTCTTACTCGAACCAAGATAGTTGGGATAAGATGTATCAACAATTGGATCCCGACAATGTTCACACCGTTGTCAAGTTACTAGTGCATGACAATGGCTCAGTTACAAGAACCAACGTTAGAACTGGTCAAAGTGATGAAAGACCTTTCGTAACTATCGCTTTTGACAATTATTTATGGAATGACGATGCAGTTTATGCAAATGCTGCCGGATTACAACAAGCAATCCAGTCATATCAAAAACAAGATCCATTCACACACGCAGATTTCGTTGCTCAATCAAATGGTGGCAACATTGTAGTTAGATATATGGAAGCTGATCCTTCAACAATGTTCGGAACTCTCATCACCGTAGGAACACCATATAATATGAGAGCCGGTAACGGAGATCCAGCTGATCCACTGTTAATCAGTCAAATAGCCGGAGCAGATCGTCTAAATCCTAACATGAATGTTTATAACGTAATCGGACGTGATTATGATGACACATCAACAGATACCGTAGTATCCAGAGATAGTGCAATGGACGGTGGTCACATATTCAGAGGCCATGTAGCATCCCTAACTTACTTATATCTAAGTGGTGAAGATGCAATCCATATGAATCAAGTTTCAGCTCCACAATTTGCACAGATTCTTACAAAATACCTAAGTTTTAACTGA